DNA from Orbaceae bacterium lpD01:
TGATAACCGGTTTAGCGATGCAGTTTATTATCGGTTCACCGATCGCCTGGCTCATGACGAATTTAAGTGAGTGGCTAAGTACGATGAATACCTCTAATGCGATAATATTAGGTATGGTACTTGGTGGCATGATGTGTACCGATATGGGCGGACCGATTAATAAGGTTGCCTATGCATTTGGTGTGGGTTTACTCAGTGATCATCAGTACGCGCCAATGGCGGCTGTGATGGCCGGCGGTATGGTACCACCGTTAGCAATGAGTCTGGCGACTTTTATTGCTAAAAATAAATTCGCTAAAAGTGAACAAGAGAGTGGTAAAGCTGCATTTGTGCTTGGTTTGTGCTTTATCTCGGAAGGTGCCATTCCATTTGCTGCGCGAGATCCATTAAGAGTGTTACCAAGTTGTATCATTGGTGGTGCGATTACGGGCGGTATGGCTTTAGCCTTTGGCTCACAATTAATGACGCCACATGGTGGATTGTTTGCGCTAGCTATTCCAGGTGTGGTAAAACCGGTTTTAGGTTACCTCTTATCAATTATTGTCGGTTCGGTGGTTGCCGGTGTTATTTATGCAATAATCAAACGACCTGAAGAAGTGAAAGCCTAAGCATCTTTATGGATATTGCAAATGAACAAAGAGCGTCTGACTGACGCTCTTTTTTATGATAAGTTGCAATCAGCTATTTTTTAATCCAGCGCTCGAGATTTTGTGGAAAATAGTGATCTATTTTTTGGAACAACTCATCAGTATCATCCGTCACAATTAGGGTTTCATAAAATTGACGACGAATAAAACCCTCGGCAACAGCATGTTCTAAAAATGCCAGCATCTTGTCATAAAAACCTGCAATATTAAACAGTGACACGGGTTTTTGATGATAACCAATTTGCGCGGCAGTCCAAACTTCATAAAGCTCTTCTAAGGTGCCTGTGCCGCCAGGCATAGCAATAAAGCTATCAGCGAGTTCGGCCATCCGCGCTTTACGTTGATGCATATCTTGCACAACCTCTAAGTGAGTAATACCTTGATGCGCAGTTTCGGCTTTGACTAAGCGTTCTGGAATGATACCTATCACTTCCCCACCATGTGAAATTACGGCATTGGCAATCACGCCCATTAAACCTCTATTCCCGCCACCGTAGACTAAACGGCGATGTTGCAATGCAATCG
Protein-coding regions in this window:
- a CDS encoding TIGR00730 family Rossman fold protein, which produces MKQNICVYCGASDGLRPEYTTYAQQLGKAIALQHRRLVYGGGNRGLMGVIANAVISHGGEVIGIIPERLVKAETAHQGITHLEVVQDMHQRKARMAELADSFIAMPGGTGTLEELYEVWTAAQIGYHQKPVSLFNIAGFYDKMLAFLEHAVAEGFIRRQFYETLIVTDDTDELFQKIDHYFPQNLERWIKK